One Telluria mixta DNA window includes the following coding sequences:
- a CDS encoding DUF4214 domain-containing protein, with the protein MATTYYENIQKLYVAYFNRPADTAGLAYWEGVVEAAKGDTAAVSAAFAADTEYKAAYKDLSNADIVNKVYQNLFGRDAEAAGKAYWADLLDKKTITIDAVVTAVASGAQGSDLTAYNNKVKAATAFTAALDTATEQKGYSGDAANAIAKTFISGVTTDASLAAAIAPATLGATVAKSVAAGTAFSLASGLEALNVATVAKADFLAAADGDNNAKTSTTDAAIGTKVTTAITGVDTLVAGDYTGATAGVRSVLLQSQMSLNAATLADAQAAVATANANIAKVAGLTDAISALETAETATKDAQTAQITKEADLAAKVASYNVVNPTKTAVVAANGEITINGTKVVTLDADGKLVLATDVTETTNPGVTTLLNASVATEAAQKATADAVTAQANAQAAVDTLDLSAAAQTKLKDVAAAMTIVDLADGATPTSAQIKTELSQLDAINKSAAAVAAQTGATQAQKDAAAAAAKAYTDFKGLVDAFVAADTDNPLIAKLDTANDAVTAAQKSVTDLTKAVTALDAANATAAQLAAVNGQVKAAQDAFTTNKLMLPVTLDATHTSAVATADADIFVVAKGAKDSTITNFGLLGSDSLYIGTQYTLNTGDYTKGAGNNAVLEAFLVKSGSDTKLVLETSAFGSNAATPEIVTITLTGADSTKVHLTNGIITVA; encoded by the coding sequence ATGGCAACGACCTACTACGAAAACATCCAGAAGCTGTACGTGGCATACTTCAACCGTCCGGCTGACACCGCTGGCCTGGCATACTGGGAAGGCGTCGTCGAAGCCGCCAAGGGCGACACCGCCGCTGTTTCGGCCGCTTTCGCTGCTGACACCGAGTACAAGGCTGCTTACAAAGACCTGTCGAACGCCGACATCGTCAACAAGGTTTACCAGAACCTGTTCGGCCGTGACGCCGAAGCCGCTGGCAAGGCTTACTGGGCCGACCTGCTGGACAAGAAGACGATCACCATCGACGCAGTCGTGACCGCTGTCGCTTCCGGCGCACAAGGCTCCGACCTGACCGCGTACAACAACAAGGTCAAGGCTGCCACCGCCTTTACCGCTGCTCTGGACACCGCTACCGAACAGAAGGGCTACAGCGGCGACGCAGCTAACGCCATCGCCAAGACCTTCATCTCGGGCGTGACGACGGATGCATCGCTGGCCGCTGCCATCGCTCCGGCAACCCTGGGCGCCACCGTCGCCAAGTCGGTTGCTGCCGGCACCGCCTTCTCGCTGGCTTCGGGCCTGGAAGCCCTGAACGTCGCTACCGTGGCTAAAGCCGATTTCCTGGCTGCTGCTGACGGTGACAACAATGCCAAGACCTCGACCACTGATGCCGCTATCGGCACCAAAGTGACCACCGCCATTACCGGCGTGGACACCCTGGTCGCTGGCGACTACACCGGCGCTACCGCTGGCGTCCGTTCGGTTCTGCTGCAATCGCAGATGTCGCTGAATGCGGCTACGCTGGCTGACGCACAAGCTGCTGTGGCTACGGCAAACGCCAACATCGCCAAGGTTGCAGGCCTGACCGATGCGATCAGCGCACTGGAAACCGCCGAGACCGCTACCAAGGATGCGCAAACCGCCCAGATCACCAAGGAAGCTGATCTGGCTGCCAAGGTTGCTTCGTACAATGTCGTCAATCCGACCAAGACGGCTGTTGTTGCTGCCAACGGCGAAATCACCATCAACGGCACGAAAGTTGTCACCCTGGACGCTGACGGCAAGCTGGTCCTGGCTACCGATGTCACCGAAACGACCAACCCGGGCGTGACCACGCTGCTGAACGCAAGCGTCGCTACCGAAGCTGCTCAGAAGGCGACTGCCGACGCAGTGACGGCACAAGCCAACGCACAAGCCGCGGTTGACACGCTGGATCTGAGCGCTGCAGCGCAAACCAAGCTGAAGGATGTGGCTGCCGCGATGACCATCGTTGATCTGGCTGACGGCGCAACCCCGACCTCCGCTCAGATCAAGACCGAACTGAGCCAGCTGGATGCCATCAACAAGTCGGCCGCTGCAGTCGCAGCCCAAACCGGCGCTACGCAAGCTCAGAAGGACGCTGCCGCTGCTGCTGCTAAAGCGTACACCGACTTCAAGGGCCTGGTTGACGCATTCGTGGCTGCCGATACCGACAATCCGCTGATCGCCAAGCTGGACACTGCTAATGACGCTGTGACCGCCGCTCAGAAGAGCGTCACCGACCTGACCAAGGCAGTGACTGCTCTGGACGCCGCCAACGCAACGGCTGCTCAACTGGCTGCTGTCAACGGTCAAGTGAAAGCTGCCCAGGACGCCTTCACCACCAACAAGCTGATGCTGCCGGTCACCCTGGATGCCACCCACACCTCGGCTGTGGCAACCGCTGACGCCGACATCTTCGTCGTCGCCAAAGGTGCAAAGGATTCGACCATCACCAACTTCGGCCTGCTGGGCTCCGACTCGCTGTACATCGGTACCCAATACACGCTGAACACCGGTGACTACACCAAAGGCGCCGGCAACAACGCAGTGCTGGAAGCTTTCCTGGTGAAGAGCGGTTCGGACACCAAGCTGGTTCTGGAAACCTCGGCCTTCGGCTCGAATGCAGCAACTCCGGAAATCGTCACCATCACCCTGACCGGTGCTGACTCGACCAAGGTGCACCTGACCAACGGCATCATCACCGTGGCCTAA
- a CDS encoding type I secretion system permease/ATPase — MKKLLEKKSEIQLVLRSFKSTFFTVGAFSAIVNLLMLAPSLYMLQVYDRVLGSRNEITLLMLTLLIIGAYLFMGGLELIRSFVLVRVGAKFDMQLNKRIYTAAFEQNLKQAGGNAGQALADLTNLRQFLTGSALFAFFDAPWFPIYLIVIFIFEPVLGMFALAGTVVLIILAIVNERVTKQPLAEANSMSIQANTLATNNLRNAEVIESMGMLPNLIGRWFKLHGKFLTLQADASQKAGLITAVTKFVQVSMQSLVLGLGALLVLEHKITPGMMIAASILLGRTLQPVQQVIAVWKSVSGARSSYERLEALLEANPAREAGMALPAPQGTLLLDNVTAAPPGVKVPIVKGVSIAITPGDVLGVLGPSGSGKSTLARLLVGVWPTMIGKVRLDGADIYHWNKAELGPHVGYLPQDIELFAGSISENIARFGEVDAEKVVQAAKRAGVHEMILQFPEGYDTKLGDGGAGLSGGQKQRLGLARAMYGDPALLVLDEPNSNLDDVGEAALLAAVTDLRARGKTIVMITHRPNVVQVTTKLLLMRDGTVHMFGPTNQVLAALQEANKKAMEAQAAAQEQVAQAQAAAQRAAAAAQAAQAASATTGEGK; from the coding sequence ATGAAAAAACTGTTAGAAAAAAAGAGCGAAATCCAGCTGGTGCTCCGGTCGTTCAAAAGCACCTTCTTCACGGTGGGCGCGTTCAGCGCGATCGTCAACCTGCTGATGCTGGCGCCCTCGTTGTACATGCTGCAGGTGTACGACCGTGTGCTGGGCAGCCGTAACGAGATCACGCTGCTGATGCTGACCCTGCTGATCATCGGCGCGTACCTGTTCATGGGCGGCCTCGAACTGATCCGTTCGTTCGTGCTGGTGCGCGTGGGCGCGAAGTTCGACATGCAGCTCAACAAGCGCATCTACACCGCCGCCTTCGAGCAGAACCTCAAGCAGGCGGGCGGCAATGCCGGCCAAGCGTTGGCGGACCTGACGAACCTGCGCCAGTTCCTCACGGGCAGCGCACTGTTCGCCTTCTTCGACGCACCCTGGTTCCCGATCTACCTGATCGTCATCTTCATATTCGAGCCGGTGCTGGGCATGTTCGCGCTGGCCGGCACCGTCGTGCTGATCATCCTGGCCATCGTCAACGAGCGCGTGACCAAGCAACCGCTGGCCGAAGCGAACTCGATGTCGATCCAGGCCAATACCCTGGCCACGAACAACCTGCGCAACGCCGAAGTCATCGAATCGATGGGCATGCTGCCCAATCTGATCGGCCGCTGGTTCAAGCTGCACGGAAAATTCCTCACGCTGCAGGCGGATGCCAGCCAGAAGGCCGGCCTGATCACCGCCGTGACCAAGTTCGTGCAGGTGTCCATGCAGTCGCTGGTGCTGGGCCTGGGCGCGCTGCTGGTCCTGGAGCACAAGATCACCCCGGGCATGATGATCGCCGCATCGATCCTGCTGGGCCGTACGCTGCAGCCGGTGCAGCAGGTCATCGCGGTCTGGAAGAGCGTCAGCGGCGCACGCAGCTCCTACGAGCGCCTGGAAGCCCTGCTGGAAGCCAATCCGGCGCGCGAGGCGGGCATGGCCCTGCCGGCCCCGCAAGGTACGCTGCTGCTGGATAACGTGACGGCCGCGCCGCCGGGCGTCAAGGTGCCGATCGTGAAGGGCGTGTCGATCGCGATCACCCCGGGCGACGTGCTGGGCGTGCTCGGCCCGAGCGGTTCCGGCAAGTCGACCCTGGCGCGCCTGCTGGTAGGCGTGTGGCCGACCATGATCGGCAAGGTGCGCCTGGACGGCGCCGACATCTACCACTGGAACAAGGCCGAGCTGGGCCCGCACGTGGGCTACCTGCCGCAGGACATCGAACTGTTCGCAGGCAGCATCAGCGAAAACATTGCCCGCTTCGGCGAGGTCGACGCGGAGAAGGTGGTGCAGGCGGCTAAGCGCGCCGGCGTCCACGAGATGATCCTGCAGTTCCCGGAAGGCTATGACACGAAGCTGGGCGACGGCGGCGCGGGCCTGTCGGGCGGCCAGAAGCAGCGCCTCGGCCTGGCGCGCGCCATGTACGGCGACCCGGCCCTGCTGGTGCTGGACGAGCCGAACTCGAACCTCGACGACGTCGGCGAAGCGGCCCTGCTGGCCGCTGTGACCGACCTGCGCGCGCGCGGCAAGACCATCGTGATGATTACCCACCGCCCGAACGTGGTGCAGGTGACCACCAAATTGCTGCTGATGCGCGACGGTACCGTGCACATGTTCGGCCCGACCAACCAGGTGCTCGCCGCCCTGCAGGAAGCCAACAAGAAAGCGATGGAAGCCCAGGCCGCCGCTCAGGAGCAGGTCGCGCAGGCGCAGGCCGCTGCCCAGCGCGCTGCTGCAGCCGCCCAGGCGGCCCAGGCCGCCAGTGCCACCACTGGAGAAGGAAAGTAA
- a CDS encoding HlyD family type I secretion periplasmic adaptor subunit, whose product MKLIANKAQDVVAHDVTPIEVNTDARVYARLGWMIVLLGVGGFLLWALLAPLDKGVPMGGTVAKESNRQAVQHQTGGTIQQILVRDGDVVKAGQVLVRMNPIVAQSAVEMTDSQYLSARAVEARLIAERDGAKTIKFPAEMEQRRSDPRVAEMMSLQNQLLASRQGSLQNELGGVDESIAGLKVQIQGLQESRDAKKEQVNILKEQLAGMRDLAKEGYVARNRLLELERTYAQLNGSISEDIGNIGRAQRQVTELTLRKAQRVQDYQKEVRTQLTDVQREAEAQQARLQAQKFELSNVEVKAPADGTVVNLAVFTPGGVVPAGFKMMDIVPSNDPLVVEGQLPVNLVDRVHAGLKTELIFSAFNANRTPHIEGVVEQVAADRVVDERTGAAFYKVRVKVTPKGAQMIAAHKMDIRPGMPVELFVKTGERTMMNYLLKPVLDRAGSALSEE is encoded by the coding sequence ATGAAACTGATTGCGAACAAGGCGCAGGACGTCGTCGCGCACGACGTCACGCCGATCGAAGTGAATACGGATGCCCGCGTCTATGCGCGCCTGGGCTGGATGATCGTGCTGCTGGGCGTCGGCGGCTTCCTGCTGTGGGCGCTGCTGGCGCCGCTCGACAAGGGCGTGCCGATGGGCGGCACCGTCGCCAAGGAATCGAACCGCCAGGCCGTGCAGCACCAGACCGGCGGCACCATCCAGCAGATCCTCGTGCGCGACGGCGACGTCGTCAAGGCCGGCCAGGTGCTGGTGCGCATGAACCCGATCGTGGCCCAGTCGGCCGTCGAGATGACCGACAGCCAGTACCTGAGCGCGCGCGCCGTCGAGGCGCGCCTGATCGCCGAACGCGACGGTGCCAAAACCATCAAGTTCCCGGCCGAGATGGAACAGCGCCGCAGCGATCCGCGCGTGGCTGAGATGATGAGCCTGCAGAACCAGCTGCTGGCGTCGCGCCAGGGCTCGCTGCAGAACGAGCTGGGCGGCGTGGACGAAAGCATCGCCGGCCTGAAGGTGCAGATCCAGGGCCTGCAGGAGTCGCGCGACGCCAAGAAGGAGCAAGTGAACATCCTGAAGGAGCAGCTTGCCGGCATGCGCGACCTGGCCAAGGAAGGCTATGTGGCGCGCAACCGCCTGCTCGAACTGGAGCGCACGTATGCCCAGCTGAACGGTTCGATCTCGGAAGACATCGGCAACATCGGCCGCGCCCAGCGCCAGGTGACTGAACTGACGCTGCGCAAGGCCCAGCGCGTGCAGGACTACCAGAAGGAAGTCCGCACCCAGCTGACCGACGTGCAGCGCGAAGCCGAAGCCCAGCAGGCCCGCCTGCAGGCGCAGAAGTTCGAGCTGTCCAACGTCGAGGTCAAGGCGCCCGCCGACGGCACCGTGGTCAACCTGGCCGTGTTCACGCCGGGCGGCGTGGTGCCGGCGGGCTTCAAGATGATGGACATCGTGCCCAGCAACGATCCGCTGGTGGTCGAAGGCCAGTTGCCGGTCAACCTGGTCGACCGTGTGCACGCGGGCCTGAAGACCGAACTGATCTTCTCCGCCTTCAACGCCAACCGCACGCCGCACATCGAAGGCGTCGTCGAGCAGGTGGCGGCCGACCGGGTCGTGGACGAGCGCACCGGCGCAGCCTTCTACAAGGTGCGCGTGAAGGTGACGCCGAAGGGCGCGCAGATGATCGCCGCGCACAAGATGGACATCCGTCCCGGCATGCCGGTCGAGCTGTTTGTGAAGACGGGCGAGCGCACCATGATGAACTACCTGCTCAAGCCGGTACTGGACCGCGCCGGCTCGGCGCTGAGCGAGGAGTGA
- a CDS encoding TolC family outer membrane protein has product MVGTMMKRGVVALAVALAAGQAGAVTLQQAYEAALKNDPTYRMSFYDKEAAQENRIIGRSYLMPSVSASLSSSRNVADIDNMGTDILGRPARSITHPRYISRSNVVQLRQPILNLDGVARYRQGKVQAQQGEAAFAAGTDEVTVRVVSAYMDALFADDQVALSKVSRDMYLEMMKVNQRLFEKGEGTKTDMLETQARLDLAEAQLTEAKDNAVAARETLAGIIGMDPGPLDRLGDGFKPATAQPGTFEDWEKIAREHNHELAAARLATENARLDIDRNRAGHYPRVDFVAAYSKGDAESINTYTQNTVNRTIGVQVSIPIYQGGAINATTRQAAANYARAQADVDARTSKVLVELRKAHSLVMSSVHKIEALEKAVASGKLLMTATEQSIKGGVRINLDLLNAQQQLYTSQRDLAQARYTYMIGLLRLRAAAGTLDSSAVREVAAYFR; this is encoded by the coding sequence GTGGTAGGTACGATGATGAAACGCGGCGTCGTGGCGCTGGCCGTGGCGCTGGCTGCCGGACAAGCAGGAGCGGTCACCCTGCAGCAGGCCTACGAGGCGGCGCTGAAGAACGACCCGACCTACCGCATGAGCTTCTACGACAAGGAGGCGGCCCAGGAAAACCGCATCATCGGCCGGTCTTACCTGATGCCCAGCGTGTCGGCGAGCCTGTCGAGCAGCCGCAACGTCGCCGACATCGACAATATGGGAACCGACATCCTGGGCCGGCCGGCGCGGAGCATCACGCATCCCCGCTACATCAGCCGCTCCAACGTCGTGCAACTGCGCCAGCCGATCCTGAACCTGGACGGCGTCGCCCGCTACCGCCAGGGCAAGGTGCAGGCCCAGCAGGGCGAAGCCGCGTTCGCGGCGGGCACCGACGAGGTCACGGTGCGCGTCGTCAGTGCCTACATGGACGCGCTGTTCGCGGACGACCAGGTGGCGCTGTCGAAGGTGTCGCGCGACATGTACCTGGAGATGATGAAGGTGAACCAGCGCCTGTTCGAAAAAGGCGAGGGCACCAAGACGGACATGCTGGAAACCCAGGCCCGGCTCGACCTGGCCGAAGCCCAGCTGACGGAGGCGAAGGACAATGCCGTGGCCGCGCGCGAAACGCTGGCCGGCATCATCGGCATGGATCCGGGCCCGCTCGACCGGCTCGGCGACGGCTTCAAGCCCGCTACCGCCCAACCCGGCACGTTCGAGGACTGGGAAAAGATCGCGCGCGAACACAATCACGAACTGGCGGCCGCGCGCCTGGCCACCGAAAACGCCCGGCTCGACATCGACCGCAACCGCGCCGGCCACTACCCGCGTGTGGACTTCGTCGCCGCGTATAGCAAGGGCGACGCGGAATCGATCAACACGTACACCCAGAATACGGTGAACCGGACGATCGGCGTGCAGGTCAGCATTCCGATCTACCAGGGCGGCGCGATCAATGCGACCACGCGCCAGGCGGCCGCGAACTATGCGCGCGCCCAGGCGGATGTGGACGCGCGCACGAGCAAGGTCCTCGTCGAACTGCGCAAGGCGCACAGCCTGGTCATGTCCAGCGTGCACAAGATCGAGGCGCTGGAAAAAGCCGTTGCTTCCGGCAAGCTGTTGATGACTGCCACCGAACAGAGCATCAAGGGCGGGGTGCGCATCAATCTCGACCTGCTGAACGCCCAGCAGCAGTTGTACACGAGCCAGCGCGACCTGGCCCAGGCCCGCTATACCTACATGATCGGCCTGTTGCGCCTGCGCGCGGCGGCCGGCACGCTCGACAGCAGCGCCGTGCGCGAAGTGGCTGCCTACTTCCGCTGA
- a CDS encoding DUF4214 domain-containing protein, translating to MATATETTVQKLYVAYFSRPADVAGLAYWTNILASNPDGYQMISANFASSAEYKAMYAGQDNRAVVSTVYEHLFGRPAETAGVDYWAKMLDQKVITVDNVVTQIAAGAQSTDKIAYDGKVAVAAVFTEHLDLASEQAAYAKPAGMKVASDYIASIKDLLSASLARDPGNIDITIDKMVSAAATGTDGHAQVVGVSDAGFTPLHG from the coding sequence ATGGCGACAGCGACCGAAACAACAGTGCAGAAGCTTTACGTGGCGTATTTCAGCCGCCCGGCGGACGTGGCGGGTCTGGCGTACTGGACGAATATCCTGGCCAGCAATCCGGACGGCTACCAGATGATTTCGGCGAACTTCGCCTCGTCGGCGGAGTACAAGGCCATGTATGCGGGCCAGGACAACCGCGCCGTCGTCAGCACGGTCTACGAGCACCTGTTCGGTCGTCCCGCGGAAACTGCCGGTGTCGATTACTGGGCCAAGATGCTGGACCAGAAAGTGATCACGGTCGACAACGTCGTCACCCAGATCGCGGCCGGCGCGCAAAGCACGGACAAGATCGCCTACGACGGCAAGGTGGCGGTGGCCGCCGTGTTCACGGAGCACCTGGACCTGGCATCGGAACAGGCAGCGTATGCGAAGCCGGCCGGCATGAAGGTCGCCTCCGATTACATTGCCAGTATCAAGGACCTGCTGTCCGCCTCGCTGGCGCGCGATCCGGGCAATATCGACATCACGATCGACAAGATGGTGTCGGCTGCCGCCACCGGTACCGATGGCCATGCGCAAGTCGTCGGCGTGTCCGACGCAGGTTTCACGCCGCTCCACGGCTGA
- a CDS encoding sulfurtransferase, with the protein MHVNIAAYKFVSLDNLEEMRPQYQALCNELGLKGTVLLTPEGINMFVSGPREQIDQYLAWVRSDARLADLEWKESVSNEQSHRRMLVRIKKEIITMRMPLIKPELGRAPSVAPKTLKRWLDQGHDDDGVPVVMMETRNAFEVDVGTFENTLDYRIEKFSEFPDVVEKHKDELKGKTVVTFCTGGIRCEKAAIHMQNIGYDRVYQLDGGILKYFEEVGGDHYSGDCFVFDYRTALNPKLEPTETVQCFACRAVVTPRQQLSPEYVVGKSCPHCAGARSARTTCPKTAPPPEFQQKGTTAVVPFTFVIHAARVQ; encoded by the coding sequence ATGCACGTCAATATCGCCGCCTACAAGTTCGTCAGCCTCGACAACCTCGAAGAGATGCGCCCGCAATACCAGGCGCTGTGCAACGAGCTGGGCCTGAAAGGCACCGTCCTGCTGACGCCGGAAGGCATCAACATGTTCGTGTCCGGCCCGCGCGAACAGATCGACCAGTACCTGGCATGGGTGCGCAGCGACGCACGCCTGGCCGACCTGGAATGGAAGGAAAGCGTGTCGAATGAACAGTCGCACCGCCGCATGCTGGTCCGCATCAAGAAGGAAATCATTACGATGCGGATGCCGCTGATCAAGCCGGAACTGGGCCGCGCACCGTCCGTGGCGCCGAAGACACTCAAGCGCTGGCTCGACCAGGGCCATGACGATGACGGCGTCCCCGTCGTCATGATGGAAACCCGCAACGCGTTCGAAGTCGACGTCGGCACGTTCGAGAATACGCTCGATTACCGCATCGAAAAATTCAGCGAATTCCCGGACGTCGTCGAGAAACACAAGGATGAGCTGAAAGGCAAGACCGTCGTGACGTTCTGCACGGGCGGCATCCGTTGCGAAAAAGCCGCGATCCACATGCAGAACATCGGCTACGACCGCGTCTATCAGCTCGATGGAGGCATCCTGAAGTATTTCGAGGAAGTGGGCGGCGACCACTACTCGGGCGACTGCTTCGTGTTCGACTACCGTACCGCCCTCAATCCGAAGCTGGAGCCGACGGAGACCGTGCAGTGCTTCGCGTGCCGCGCCGTCGTGACGCCGCGCCAGCAGTTGTCGCCGGAATATGTCGTCGGGAAGTCGTGTCCGCATTGCGCGGGGGCAAGGAGCGCGCGGACCACATGTCCGAAGACGGCGCCGCCGCCTGAGTTCCAGCAAAAAGGCACTACCGCGGTAGTGCCTTTTACTTTTGTCATTCACGCGGCTCGCGTGCAATGA
- a CDS encoding acyltransferase family protein, which produces MQSLNLQYNPRIDQLRWLAATIVFLFHFHLEYRGLGGTPLVSNWAALITEGHTGVGLFFTLSGFLFMQIALAQKTIVYRDFVRNRVLRIVPLFLTIFLVATSIGRDNFQPQDILYLFATNLGHAPTSGTVITGAAWTISLEFLFYLVFPFLARFALERGKRYLLELLALMAFFKLAAYTVNDNSTLMYFCTFVGRFDQFLIGMLAAMLYQQYQPALQRLAPWLLMVAAALVVWDTAAMHRLAPFGATPKSSFWIFWSMAESTGWALFIVAWVGFRPRLPGPVERVLCHGGKVSFSFYLLHMGLLHLLAQRVGLVHPTGRGWLDAAIMVAVSYGATWALATLSYNSIEEPFLRMRRRYGAQRGAAAAELESIRTSSRD; this is translated from the coding sequence ATGCAATCGCTGAACCTGCAATACAACCCGCGCATCGACCAGTTGCGCTGGCTGGCCGCCACCATCGTGTTCCTGTTCCACTTTCACCTGGAATACCGCGGGCTGGGCGGGACGCCGCTGGTCAGCAACTGGGCGGCGCTGATCACGGAAGGACATACGGGCGTCGGGCTGTTCTTCACCCTGTCGGGCTTCCTGTTCATGCAGATCGCGCTCGCGCAAAAGACCATTGTCTACCGCGATTTCGTGCGTAACCGCGTGCTGCGCATTGTCCCGCTGTTCCTGACGATCTTTCTCGTGGCCACGTCGATCGGCCGCGACAACTTCCAGCCGCAGGACATCCTGTACCTGTTTGCGACCAACCTCGGCCACGCGCCCACGTCCGGCACGGTGATCACGGGCGCTGCCTGGACGATCTCCCTCGAATTCCTGTTCTATCTCGTGTTTCCGTTCCTCGCGCGCTTCGCGCTGGAGCGGGGCAAGCGCTACCTGCTCGAACTGCTCGCGCTGATGGCGTTTTTTAAACTGGCCGCGTACACCGTCAACGACAACAGCACGCTGATGTATTTCTGCACGTTCGTCGGCCGTTTCGACCAGTTCCTGATCGGCATGCTGGCGGCGATGCTGTACCAGCAATACCAGCCTGCGCTGCAACGCCTCGCGCCATGGCTGCTCATGGTGGCGGCCGCGCTCGTCGTGTGGGACACGGCCGCGATGCACCGCCTGGCCCCGTTCGGCGCAACGCCGAAATCGTCGTTCTGGATCTTCTGGTCGATGGCGGAAAGTACCGGCTGGGCCTTGTTCATCGTCGCGTGGGTCGGATTCCGCCCGCGCCTGCCGGGACCGGTGGAGCGCGTGCTGTGCCATGGCGGCAAGGTCAGCTTTTCGTTCTACCTGCTGCACATGGGCCTGCTGCACCTGCTGGCGCAGCGCGTCGGCCTCGTGCATCCGACCGGCCGCGGCTGGCTCGACGCCGCCATCATGGTGGCCGTCAGCTATGGCGCGACGTGGGCGCTGGCGACGCTCAGCTATAACAGCATCGAGGAACCGTTCCTGCGCATGCGCCGCCGCTACGGCGCGCAGCGCGGCGCAGCGGCGGCGGAACTGGAATCGATCAGAACCAGTAGCCGAGATTGA
- a CDS encoding MipA/OmpV family protein gives MTKPTLFKAGLAMSGALLFAAHAGAQEVIPVEMPQEINMVGAGAFGLPDFPGSEDYHPEGAGFLHANFGNGMWLRVIGPEVKLNVLPSDMNLPETFAQLKSLRAGFLYRARPTRDTDVDDAIVRQMRRIPAASELGIFASYDMPMSGDPLHKIVFSGDVAWNTNNLYTGATGSIKATYFYPFPQGLGGRPLLGSAGFSLFFASDHFNDRYFGINGADLAAFPERGGTPYRAEGGLTSIRVPFQLTSQFDRHWGLTLAGRYERLLGDAKDSPIVDRRGSPNQWVFGGAINYAF, from the coding sequence ATGACGAAGCCAACGTTGTTCAAGGCCGGTCTCGCGATGTCCGGCGCCTTGCTGTTCGCGGCGCATGCGGGCGCGCAGGAAGTGATCCCGGTCGAGATGCCGCAGGAAATCAATATGGTGGGGGCGGGCGCGTTCGGGTTGCCGGACTTTCCCGGTTCCGAGGATTACCATCCCGAAGGGGCCGGTTTCCTGCATGCGAACTTCGGCAACGGCATGTGGCTGCGGGTGATCGGGCCCGAAGTCAAGCTGAACGTACTGCCGTCCGACATGAACCTGCCGGAGACGTTTGCCCAGCTCAAGAGCCTGCGGGCCGGCTTCCTGTACCGGGCGCGGCCCACACGCGACACGGACGTCGACGATGCCATCGTCCGCCAGATGCGCCGGATTCCGGCCGCGTCCGAGCTGGGCATCTTTGCGAGCTACGATATGCCGATGTCCGGCGATCCCTTGCACAAGATCGTGTTCAGTGGCGACGTCGCGTGGAACACGAACAACCTGTACACGGGTGCCACCGGCAGCATCAAGGCGACGTATTTCTATCCGTTCCCGCAAGGCCTGGGCGGGCGGCCGCTGCTCGGTTCGGCCGGCTTCAGCCTGTTTTTCGCGAGCGACCATTTCAACGACCGTTATTTCGGCATCAACGGCGCGGATCTCGCCGCCTTCCCGGAGCGGGGCGGGACGCCGTACCGGGCCGAAGGCGGGCTGACGTCGATCCGGGTCCCGTTCCAGCTGACGTCGCAGTTCGACCGGCACTGGGGGCTGACCCTGGCCGGGCGCTATGAACGGCTGCTGGGGGATGCGAAGGACAGCCCCATCGTGGACCGGCGCGGGAGTCCGAACCAGTGGGTGTTCGGCGGGGCCATCAACTATGCATTCTGA